The sequence below is a genomic window from Chitinophagales bacterium.
TCTCTCATTAAGGATTGCTGATTGTTTTTTAGATAAAATGAAACATAGATAAGTTTAGAAAGTTTAGAGGTTTAGCGGAAATGCCATAATCGATAAAATTTTAATTATGAAAAAAAGTAGTTTTCTCAACATCGTTAAAAAGAAGCGGGGTAACAGCAATTATTCCGGAGATGAACATGGTGGCGCAACAGGGCAATCGGGAAGCGGAATGCCTGACGGATTGCCGGGCAATTTTATGTTTGCCACGGGCATTGAATGTTCTTATCCAACAATTGATAACGGAAAAATCCGCCGTGATCAACTGGAAGAATGCGGACATTATAAATACTGGAAAAAAGATTTGCAGCTTGTAAAAAATCTTGGTATAAAAGTATTGCGTTATGGCTTGCCATATTATACAATTCATCGTGGTGAAGGCAGATACGACTGGAGTTTTGCAGATGAAGTAATGAGAGAAATGAAGCGCCTGAAGATCACGCCCATATTGGATCTGCTGCATTTTGGTTTACCTGACTGGTTAGGCAGTTTTCAAAACCCGGAGTTGCCTATTCATTTTTCTAATTATGCAAAAGCTGTTGCCCGGCGTTATCCCTGGGTGCGGTATTATACTCCTGTAAATGAAATTTATGTTACTGCAAAAATGAGTGCAAAAGATGGCGCATGGAATGAGCAATTAAAAACTGATAAAGGTTTTGTAACTGCAATGAAGCACCTTGTTGCAGCAAGTATTTTAGCAACGCACAGTATTGCGCAGCAGAGACCTGATGCCATAATTATTCAAAGCGAGACTGCAGAATTTACACATGAAGCAAAATCTGATCAGTCGCAGGAAGTGAAACTTATGAATAAACAACGGCTCATTTCTTTAGACCTGCTGTATGGCTACCCGCCGGATGCTGATGTATTTATTTATCTTATGGATAACGGGTTAACCAGGGAAGAATATGATTGGTTTATGAAAGGTGAGCCGCCGGGTTACCAGGTGATGGGAAATGATTATTATGGCCGTAATGAAAAAATTATTAAACCTGACAATAGTATTTCTACAGCTGAAGATGTTATGGGCTGGTATCAAATAACACATGATTACTACCAGAGGTACAAAAAGCCGGTGATGCATACTGAAACAAATACTTTCGATTCTGAGGAAGCTCCGAAATGGCTTTGGAAACAATGGATAAACATATTAAAAATGAGAGCCGATGGTGTGCCTGTATTGGGTTTCACCTGGTATAGTTTAATAGATCAGATTGATTGGGACACAGGTTTAGCGCAAAAAAACAATACAGTTAATGCCTGTGGACTTTATGATTTAGACCGTGAGCCACGGCCTGTTGCTGCTGCATATAAAATGCTGCTTGAAGAATATGGGCAGATAACAATATTCCCTCATGGGGAATTGTTTGAAGTTACCGACCGTGAAGCAAGATTAAAAGTGGAGGTATAGATGGCAGATGAATTGTATTATGTTGAAAGCGGAAGATACTTATTGCTCCTTCGCCTGCTACTCCTGAGCCTTTAAAAGATAAGGAACGTAAGCAATTGCAAGAAGCTTATGGAGATAGAACTGCATTAGAAAAAATAATAAACAAAACAGCAGCTAAACCTCTGCCCGATTCAGTCGTTCATAGTTTAATTGCAGATAACCTTAAGGCTTCATCATGCATGGAATGCCTGGATTGATATCGGCAGTCATGAAGATATTTCAGGTAAGATGGTTGATATTGATCTACCTGTTTCAGTGATTAGCGGTGGTGAAGATGCCAGGCTATCAACTGCTTTTCTTCATGCTGAATTTGTTTAGCAATTTCCTTCAGCAAGTTTTGCAGAGGTTCAGGGTACGGGGAATTTGCTTCCGGTGGAATCTCCTGAATTGGTAGCGAAACAAATACGAAAACAATCAAAGGAGGTTAAATAAAATCCGATAAGGCTTGCCAATTACGCCCATGCCTACAGCGGTATCATAAAGTTTATCTGTCAACGGCTCTGTAACTCATTAGAAGTCTCTGCTTCAAATTCTTTACATGTATATTTTTGCAAAGATGATGCGTGAAAAATCTTTTTTCATAAAGTTTCTTACTTACTCCAACCCGCAAGCACAAGTAGTCACCTCCCTCGTTACCATGTAATCGCTGTTCTCCACCTGTATATGTGTAGTGCAAGGCATACACGGATCGAAGCTGCGAATGGCTCGTAAAATATCAATGCCCTTAAATTTTTTGTCTGGATTATTGATATCTGTATTTTCCAGGATGGGTGTATTTAATACAGCTTCTTCATAGGGACCGGGAGTGCCCCAGGGTGTATTAGGAGATGCATTTAATGAGGATGGGGTAAGTATCTGGTAATTGGAAATGGCGCCATCATCAATAATAAGATGATGCGTTAAAAAGCCACGACCGGCACCCCAAAAACCAACGCCTATTTGTGTACCTTTTTTAGGAATTGTGAAAGGTGTGCTCATGCTGGTTTCGCCTTTGCGCATTAGGTCTTGGGCCATGTACCAGTTGTCCAGCGCCACCAAGGCAGAATAAGGAATGCAGAAAGCTCTTGCCCTGTTGCGTTCAAAAGCATTCCATACTTCGGGAATGTGCCATTCCATTTCAGCAGCAGGTAAATTATGCTTGGGCATATGCAGTTTCATACTGTGCCCTGTGGGCTCTACAAATCTCCGGGATACAACTTTATTTGCTTTTGCAGTAATGTACAAACGGGCATAAGCACCTGCCTCTACGCTATTGCGATCCCATGTGGGGCACGTATCCCATGTGTATCTGTCACGCCAGCTTTGTTTGCCAGGCTTGGCAATGGTTTCTTTGTTCCATGGATGATTGGGACTTAATGGTGTTCCTTCTATATCTGTTTTAAAACGTTGTCCTTCCCATTTTTCGTAATAAGAATGTTCTACAAATTCTTCAAGCCCTGCATTAATCTGTTTAAGACTTGTAGTTACTAATTCACCATCAACCAAAACTCCCGGGGTTGACCAGCGTGCATTGCCCCATGTATCACAATTTTTAAAAGTAGCATCATAATAATCAGGGTGATCCCAAACTCCTGTCTCTATCATGGTTGCAGGGCGGGCACCTACCTTTGCATAGTCAGGATTACATTCAAGAAAGAAATCAAATACATCATCCCAAAGCCCAACTACTTTTTGCCCGTAGTCAAAGAATTTTATCAGGCGTTGATATAATTCATTCAATACAGTTATGTTCATAGTCACAGAAAGCCCTCCCGGGATAACCGATTGCGGATGTGGATATTTACCACCGATCAATACATAAGCTTCACGGGCAACACGAGTCATTTCCAAAGCTTCAATATATAACTTCCCTGTAAGGGGATTAAGGTCATGCATAATATCGATCATCTTTTCATAACCATGAACCGCCTTGTTTTTTGCAGGAGTTGTTTTTGCTTTTT
It includes:
- a CDS encoding glycoside hydrolase family 1 protein, producing MKKSSFLNIVKKKRGNSNYSGDEHGGATGQSGSGMPDGLPGNFMFATGIECSYPTIDNGKIRRDQLEECGHYKYWKKDLQLVKNLGIKVLRYGLPYYTIHRGEGRYDWSFADEVMREMKRLKITPILDLLHFGLPDWLGSFQNPELPIHFSNYAKAVARRYPWVRYYTPVNEIYVTAKMSAKDGAWNEQLKTDKGFVTAMKHLVAASILATHSIAQQRPDAIIIQSETAEFTHEAKSDQSQEVKLMNKQRLISLDLLYGYPPDADVFIYLMDNGLTREEYDWFMKGEPPGYQVMGNDYYGRNEKIIKPDNSISTAEDVMGWYQITHDYYQRYKKPVMHTETNTFDSEEAPKWLWKQWINILKMRADGVPVLGFTWYSLIDQIDWDTGLAQKNNTVNACGLYDLDREPRPVAAAYKMLLEEYGQITIFPHGELFEVTDREARLKVEV
- a CDS encoding nickel-dependent hydrogenase large subunit, producing MCFKNLPIEFDENGVATLKEGVTNPYSYEVVDLGKHEDKLKELLGKNGHLKNVDYDPVTRIAGALAFHSVVDLENKKVISSNSMATLFRGYEIILKGRSPLDAAYISSRACGVCGGVHSTVSALAIEMALDIKPPPLAIVMRNMLLALEYLYDHPLHLFLLSGPDYSEQLTSETNPEIVEKAKTTPAKNKAVHGYEKMIDIMHDLNPLTGKLYIEALEMTRVAREAYVLIGGKYPHPQSVIPGGLSVTMNITVLNELYQRLIKFFDYGQKVVGLWDDVFDFFLECNPDYAKVGARPATMIETGVWDHPDYYDATFKNCDTWGNARWSTPGVLVDGELVTTSLKQINAGLEEFVEHSYYEKWEGQRFKTDIEGTPLSPNHPWNKETIAKPGKQSWRDRYTWDTCPTWDRNSVEAGAYARLYITAKANKVVSRRFVEPTGHSMKLHMPKHNLPAAEMEWHIPEVWNAFERNRARAFCIPYSALVALDNWYMAQDLMRKGETSMSTPFTIPKKGTQIGVGFWGAGRGFLTHHLIIDDGAISNYQILTPSSLNASPNTPWGTPGPYEEAVLNTPILENTDINNPDKKFKGIDILRAIRSFDPCMPCTTHIQVENSDYMVTREVTTCACGLE